One Punica granatum isolate Tunisia-2019 chromosome 3, ASM765513v2, whole genome shotgun sequence genomic window carries:
- the LOC116201764 gene encoding glycosyltransferase BC10-like — MNGNGPPFAVPLVLLLSVALLFLFFPEILSPLRPLPPQSQISPADELDDLALLTRASSGGGASHLSSSSNKLKIAFLFLTNSDLHFAPLWQKFFRNRRSLFSIYVHADPSVNVTPPGGVFDGRFIPSKRTSRASPTLISATRRLLAAALLDDPANAYFALLSQYCVPLHSFDYVYGSLITNPKFDLSDTPESISHGVRLSYRSYIEILEESKSLWKRYTARGRFAMLPEVQFDQFRVGSQFFVLTRRHALTVVRDRRLWRKFRLPCYGELKSACYPEEHYFPTLLSMKDPEGCTRYTLTRVNWTDSVGGHPRTYGPTEVSSELIQELRLSNNSGSYLFARKFSPDSPKPLMKIADKVIFRD; from the coding sequence ATGAACGGCAACGGACCGCCGTTCGCAGTCCCCCTCGTACTGCTGCTCTCCGTCGCGCTTCTGTTTCTATTCTTCCCGGAGATCCTCTCCCCCCTCCGGCCTCTTCCCCCTCAGAGTCAGATCTCCCCCGCCGACGAGCTCGACGACCTCGCTCTCCTCACCCGCGCCTCCTCCGGCGGGGGGGCCTCCcacctctcctcctcctccaacaAGCTCAAGATTgccttcctcttcctcaccAACTCCGACCTCCACTTCGCCCCTCTCTGGCAGAAGTTCTTCCGCAACCGCCGCTCCCTCTTCAGCATCTACGTCCACGCCGATCCCTCCGTCAACGTCACGCCCCCCGGGGGAGTGTTCGACGGCCGGTTCATCCCCTCCAAGCGGACCTCACGCGCGTCCCCCACCCTGATCTCCGCCACGCGCCGCCTCCTCGCTGCCGCTCTCCTCGACGACCCGGCCAACGCCTACTTCGCCCTCCTCTCGCAGTATTGCGTCCCCCTCCACTCCTTCGACTACGTCTATGGGTCTCTCATCACGAACCCCAAGTTCGACCTTTCCGACACCCCTGAGTCGATCAGCCATGGCGTCCGCCTCAGCTACCGGAGCTACATTGAGATCCTGGAAGAGTCGAAGAGCCTCTGGAAGCGATACACAGCACGCGGGAGGTTTGCTATGCTCCCGGAGGTACAGTTCGACCAATTCCGGGTCGGATCCCAGTTCTTCGTCCTCACGCGCCGCCACGCCCTCACAGTGGTGAGAGATCGGAGGCTATGGAGGAAGTTTCGGCTCCCTTGCTACGGCGAGCTGAAGTCCGCCTGTTACCCGGAGGAGCACTATTTCCCCACGCTCTTGTCGATGAAGGATCCGGAGGGGTGCACCCGTTACACCCTGACGCGTGTCAACTGGACGGACTCCGTCGGCGGCCACCCCCGCACTTACGGTCCGACGGAGGTGTCCTCGGAGCTGATCCAGGAGCTCCGGCTCTCGAACAACTCGGGATCTTACCTGTTCGCGAGGAAGTTCTCGCCGGATTCGCCGAAGCCGCTGATGAAGATCGCCGACAAGGTCATCTTCCGCGACTGA
- the LOC116201954 gene encoding B3 domain-containing protein At2g32645-like, giving the protein MEEWEKPVSSEDFAKEDTEGWKKLDYLLCVGERYEEREGLMREKGLKQNTVSRQIIVDSRTDAAANEKQENLKGGPKSKQPDREIPQDVKNKIINGLGGDKILFVCEKPLTKSDCDKNEHHLMMTEKMISWSPLFLSDDEKELLKTRDEKNKLNKIQVELLEPTLTTCELELGRWEMKKPGKSSSVTFVLSHGWNDVVKRNGLKAGDHVEVWSFRRGSQLCLALITKRN; this is encoded by the coding sequence ATGGAGGAATGGGAGAAACCTGTGTCGTCCGAAGATTTTGCTAAGGAAGATACTGAGGGTTGGAAGAAGTTGGACTACTTACTTTGCGTAGGGGAACGTTACGAGGAGCGAGAAGGGCTAATGAGAGAGAAGGGGTTGAAACAGAATACCGTGTCCCGCCAGATAATCGTGGACTCCAGGACTGATGCTGCTGCTAATGAGAAGCAGGAAAATTTGAAGGGAGGGCCAAAATCGAAACAGCCAGACAGGGAGATCCCTCAGGACGTCAAGAACAAGATTATTAATGGCCTGGGAGGGGACAAGATTCTCTTCGTGTGCGAGAAGCCGCTCACCAAGAGCGATTGTGACAAGAATGAACACCATCTCATGATGACCGAGAAGATGATCAGCTGGTCGCCCTTGTTCTTGAGTGATGACGAGAAAGAACTCCTCAAGACTCGTGATGAGAAGAATAAATTGAACAAGATACAGGTCGAGCTGCTGGAGCCCACGCTCACCACTTGCGAACTGGAACTTGGGAGGTGGGAGATGAAGAAGCCTGGGAAGTCCTCCTCCGTCACGTTCGTGCTCTCGCACGGGTGGAATGATGTGGTGAAGCGGAATGGCCTCAAAGCGGGGGATCATGTCGAGGTGTGGTCGTTTCGGCGCGGGTCGCAACTCTGTCTTGCTCTGATCACAAAGCGCAATTAA
- the LOC116201780 gene encoding putative B3 domain-containing protein At3g24850: protein MTKAVDPLSRRGECNSLPRSEDFAEEDTEGWKKLDYLLCVGERYEEREGLMREKGLKQNTVSRQIIVDSRTDAAANEKQENLKGGPKSKQPDREIPQDVKNKIIKGLRGNEILFVCEKPLTKSDCNKNEHRLMMTEKMISWSPSFLSDDEKELLKTRDEKNKLNEIPIELLEPTLNTCKLALRRWEMKKPGRSSSVAFVLAGGWYDVVARNGLKVGDRVEVWSFRRGSQLCLALITKRN from the coding sequence ATGACGAAGGCTGTCGACCCATTATCAAGAAGAGGCGAGTGCAATTCTCTGCCTCGGTCCGAAGATTTTGCTGAGGAAGATACTGAGGGTTGGAAGAAGTTGGACTACTTACTTTGCGTAGGGGAACGCTACGAGGAGCGAGAAGGGCTAATGAGAGAGAAGGGGTTGAAACAGAATACCGTGTCCCGCCAGATAATCGTCGACTCCAGGACTGATGCTGCTGCTAATGAGAAGCAGGAAAATTTGAAGGGAGGGCCAAAATCGAAACAGCCAGACAGGGAGATCCCTCAGGACGTCAAGAACAAGATTATTAAGGGCCTGCGAGGGAACGAGATTCTCTTTGTGTGCGAGAAGCCGCTCACCAAGAGCGATTGTAACAAGAATGAACACCGTCTCATGATGACCGAAAAAATGATCAGCTGGTCGCCCTCGTTCTTGAGTGATGACGAGAAAGAACTCCTCAAGACTCGCGATGAGAAGAATAAATTGAACGAGATACCGATCGAACTGCTGGAGCCCACTCTCAACACTTGCAAACTGGCACTTAGGAGGTGGGAGATGAAGAAGCCTGGGAGGTCCTCCTCCGTCGCGTTCGTGCTCGCGGGCGGGTGGTATGATGTGGTGGCCAGGAATGGCCTCAAAGTGGGGGATCGTGTCGAGGTGTGGTCGTTTCGGCGCGGGTCGCAGCTCTGTCTTGCTCTGATCACAAAGCGTAATTAA